One Spodoptera frugiperda isolate SF20-4 chromosome 10, AGI-APGP_CSIRO_Sfru_2.0, whole genome shotgun sequence genomic region harbors:
- the LOC126911151 gene encoding uncharacterized protein LOC126911151 isoform X2: MAYGKTEKSGHTETALRAISKSKKSSRADAKVARLSSAFDKLFGDKEIPRKIMRSITTGSTKRPAPPSAKHPQIFPTAEMQKELDLAYSGAMDIIVSGAMDLLGDATHCSDDEAAEVVEVHEERRERHVSNVNVVKQSHEELLSHIREVREKSERLYLDVKWSRTFAGTFKK, encoded by the coding sequence ATGGCTTACGGCAAAACTGAAAAATCTGGCCACACGGAGACCGCACTGCGTGCAATTTCCAAGTCCAAGAAGAGTTCGAGAGCTGATGCTAAGGTTGCACGCTTATCATCAGCTTTCGATAAATTGTTTGGTGATAAGGAGATTCCGAGAAAGATCATGCGATCTATCACCACTGGTTCCACTAAGCGTCCAGCGCCCCCTAGTGCTAAACATCCGCAGATATTTCCGACTGCAGAAATGCAGAAGGAATTAGATCTAGCTTACTCGGGGGCGATGGATATCATCGTATCTGGCGCGATGGATCTCTTAGGAGATGCAACTCACTGCTCTGATGACGAAGCTGCTGAGGTGGTGGAAGTACATGAAGAGAGAAGAGAGCGTCATGTATCGAATGTGAATGTGGTGAAACAGTCTCATGAAGAACTCCTTTCTCACATAAGAGAAGTTCGCGAGAAAAGTGAAAGACTGTACCTTGACGTTAAGTGGTCAAGAACATTCGcaggtacttttaaaaaatga